From Serinicoccus profundi, the proteins below share one genomic window:
- the sufC gene encoding Fe-S cluster assembly ATPase SufC, which yields MTTLEIKNLQVSVETEDSAKEILKGVDLTINSGETHAIMGPNGSGKSTLAYAIAGHPKYTVTGGEVLLDGEDVLAMGVDERAQAGLFLAMQYPVEVPGVTVSNFLRTAKTSIDGEAPKLRHWVKDVKVAMEALRMDSSFAERNVNEGFSGGEKKRHEILQLELIEPKIAILDETDSGLDVDALKVVSEGVNRVKDKTGLGVMLITHYTRILRYIQPDYVHVFVNGRVAESGGRDLADRLEEEGYDRFLTAAGA from the coding sequence ATGACCACCCTGGAGATCAAGAACCTGCAGGTCAGCGTCGAGACCGAGGACTCCGCCAAGGAGATCCTCAAGGGCGTCGACCTCACCATCAACTCGGGCGAGACCCACGCCATCATGGGGCCGAACGGCTCCGGGAAGTCGACCCTGGCCTACGCCATCGCCGGCCACCCGAAGTACACCGTCACCGGCGGCGAGGTGCTGCTGGACGGCGAGGACGTCCTGGCGATGGGCGTCGACGAGCGTGCGCAGGCGGGGCTCTTCCTCGCGATGCAGTACCCCGTCGAGGTCCCCGGCGTGACCGTGTCCAACTTCCTGCGGACCGCCAAGACCTCCATCGACGGCGAGGCCCCCAAGCTGCGTCACTGGGTCAAGGACGTCAAGGTCGCCATGGAGGCGCTGCGGATGGACTCCTCCTTCGCCGAGCGCAACGTCAACGAGGGCTTCTCCGGTGGTGAGAAGAAGCGCCACGAGATCCTGCAGCTGGAGCTCATCGAGCCCAAGATCGCCATCCTCGACGAGACCGACTCCGGCCTCGACGTCGACGCGCTCAAGGTGGTCTCCGAGGGCGTCAACCGGGTCAAGGACAAGACCGGCCTGGGCGTCATGCTCATCACGCACTACACGCGCATCCTGCGCTACATCCAGCCCGACTACGTGCACGTGTTCGTCAACGGCCGCGTCGCCGAGTCCGGTGGCCGCGACCTGGCCGACCGGCTCGAGGAGGAGGGCTACGACCGCTTCCTCACCGCCGCCGGGGCCTGA